The following proteins are encoded in a genomic region of Variovorax paradoxus:
- a CDS encoding response regulator transcription factor has protein sequence MNPDASKHSPPKHCAPAHVQRPRAILVVDDHELIRLGVRALLQAQCSPSGEAAEVKVLEAGSLAEAMDLYERAQGAVDLVLLDLALPDTQGLSGLVEFHARYPAARIVVLSGSGTSLAQSTIAQGALALGARAFIPKSTNLKEVVSFIRACGLLGSDAVDGLPHLSTAFTSPEKPAHRRAWQALAPRQVQVLQWVLEGKTNKEIAEAAALAEGTVKNYVSTILLLFGVRSRAQLISSLR, from the coding sequence GTGAATCCCGACGCGTCGAAGCATTCCCCGCCAAAACACTGCGCTCCTGCGCACGTACAGCGACCACGCGCCATTCTGGTCGTGGACGATCATGAGCTGATACGCCTGGGCGTACGGGCACTGCTGCAGGCCCAGTGTTCTCCGTCGGGCGAGGCGGCGGAGGTCAAGGTCTTGGAGGCCGGCAGTCTCGCCGAGGCCATGGACTTGTATGAAAGAGCCCAGGGTGCCGTCGACTTGGTGCTGCTGGACCTGGCCTTGCCCGACACCCAGGGCCTGAGCGGTCTGGTGGAATTTCATGCCCGTTACCCCGCGGCCCGCATCGTGGTTCTTTCCGGTTCCGGCACCTCGCTCGCTCAGAGCACGATTGCGCAGGGCGCGCTGGCCTTGGGTGCCAGAGCCTTCATTCCCAAGTCGACAAACCTCAAGGAAGTGGTGAGCTTCATCCGGGCCTGCGGATTGCTCGGGAGCGACGCGGTCGATGGTTTGCCTCACCTTTCAACCGCATTCACCTCCCCCGAGAAACCCGCCCACCGCCGCGCCTGGCAGGCGCTTGCGCCGCGGCAGGTACAGGTGCTTCAGTGGGTGCTGGAAGGCAAGACCAACAAGGAGATCGCCGAGGCGGCAGCGCTTGCCGAAGGCACGGTGAAGAACTACGTGTCGACGATTCTCTTGCTGTTCGGTGTCCGCTCGCGCGCGCAATTGATCAGTAGCTTGCGATAA
- a CDS encoding MinD/ParA family ATP-binding protein has product MSKLVPDQADGLRRLLAQSSVRLIAIAGMERRQGATTAAMNLGAALAHMGKDVLLLDEHKVGANSVRGAWAVDPLGTLADVATRRLTCEGAAARTECGVNVLPALPGGQPDHVDPRLFWDGDVVLIDAALDSAGHLSPLARLADDLVVVLQPNPASITATYSGIKRLHYAHALHQLRLLVNGVADPEAARRLMANLIDTGSRYLAISMHAAGWVRADPHLDDARRLHQTVVEAFPASPAAVDFRVIGADVAQWPWRPSVRAHDAEPAPWRPEALAPQQAHEEREGRVHRSGQY; this is encoded by the coding sequence GTGAGCAAGCTGGTGCCGGATCAAGCCGACGGACTGCGGCGACTGCTCGCGCAATCGTCCGTGCGGCTCATCGCCATCGCGGGCATGGAACGCCGCCAGGGCGCCACCACGGCGGCGATGAACCTGGGCGCGGCCCTGGCCCACATGGGCAAGGACGTGCTGCTGCTGGACGAGCACAAGGTGGGTGCGAACTCGGTTCGCGGCGCATGGGCTGTCGACCCGCTCGGAACGCTGGCCGACGTCGCCACCCGGCGGTTGACCTGCGAAGGCGCCGCCGCGCGCACCGAGTGCGGCGTCAACGTGCTGCCGGCGCTGCCGGGCGGCCAGCCCGACCACGTCGACCCGCGTCTTTTCTGGGACGGCGACGTGGTGCTGATCGACGCTGCGCTCGACAGTGCCGGCCACTTGTCGCCGCTGGCGCGGCTGGCGGACGACCTCGTCGTGGTGCTCCAGCCCAACCCCGCGTCAATCACCGCCACCTACTCGGGCATCAAGCGGCTGCATTACGCGCATGCGCTGCACCAGCTGCGGTTGCTGGTCAACGGTGTTGCCGACCCCGAGGCGGCCCGGCGGCTCATGGCCAATCTGATCGACACGGGCAGCCGCTACCTGGCGATTTCGATGCATGCCGCCGGCTGGGTGCGCGCCGATCCGCACCTGGACGATGCAAGGCGCCTGCACCAGACCGTCGTGGAGGCGTTTCCGGCCAGCCCGGCGGCGGTGGACTTCCGCGTCATCGGCGCCGACGTTGCCCAGTGGCCATGGCGCCCGTCGGTTCGCGCGCACGACGCGGAGCCGGCGCCCTGGCGGCCCGAGGCCCTGGCGCCGCAACAAGCACATGAGGAAAGGGAAGGCCGTGTACACCGCTCAGGGCAATATTGA
- the flhA gene encoding flagellar biosynthesis protein FlhA → MNATLTRLQAQLFSGAQWKGLAGPVLIVLILSMMVLPLPAFLLDLLFTFNIAMSVMVLLVSMYTMKALDFAAFPAVLLFSTLLRLSLNVASTRVVLMHGHTGPDAAGKVIEAFGHFLVGGNFAVGVMVFIILVLINFMVITKGAGRIAEVGARFMLDAMPGKQMAIDADLNAGLIGEDVARKRRTEVSQEADFYGSMDGASKFVRGDAVAGLLIMVINIIGGLVVGMVQHGLDFGSAGKTYTLLAIGDGLVAQIPALVISTAAGVIVSRVTTDEDVGRQLTGQLFSNPQVLFLTAGLIGLMGMIPGMPNLAFLLIAGGLVWLGRRILKRAPQAAAEQAAAAHAAAAPAVEAPEATWDDVALVDPLGMEVGYRLIPLVDQTQNGELLGRIKSIRKKTAQEIGFLAPVVHIRDNLEIAPNTYVISLKGVEIGRGEAFPNQWMAINPGQVTGTLPGTPTQDPAFHLPAVWIDASLRQEAQVLGYTVVDACTVMATHLNHLIQTHAAELLGRQEVQQLLDQIGKTAPKLTEDLVPKVISLSTLHKVLQNLLDEEVPIRDMRTILDVMAEHAPTVKDAAELTSLTRLALGRAITQQLFPGDSELQVIGLDGALDSVLQQALANNNGIEPGLANSLMQQTRAAIARQEQIGLAPVLVVQHSLRVLLSRFLRRSFRQLKVLSHAEIPDTRNIKITATIGGRV, encoded by the coding sequence ATGAACGCCACGCTGACCCGCCTGCAGGCGCAACTGTTCTCCGGAGCCCAATGGAAGGGGCTCGCCGGCCCGGTGCTGATCGTGCTCATCCTGAGCATGATGGTGCTGCCGCTGCCGGCCTTCCTGCTCGACCTGCTGTTCACCTTCAACATCGCAATGTCGGTGATGGTGCTGCTCGTGAGCATGTACACCATGAAGGCGCTGGACTTCGCTGCCTTCCCCGCCGTGCTGCTGTTTTCCACGCTGCTGCGGCTGTCGCTCAACGTGGCCTCGACGCGCGTGGTGCTGATGCACGGCCACACGGGGCCGGATGCGGCGGGCAAGGTCATCGAGGCCTTCGGGCACTTCCTGGTCGGCGGCAACTTCGCCGTCGGCGTGATGGTGTTCATCATCCTGGTGCTGATCAACTTCATGGTCATTACCAAGGGCGCGGGGCGCATTGCCGAGGTGGGTGCGCGCTTCATGCTCGACGCCATGCCCGGCAAGCAGATGGCAATCGATGCCGACCTGAACGCCGGCCTGATCGGCGAGGACGTGGCGCGCAAGCGGCGCACCGAGGTGTCGCAGGAAGCCGACTTCTACGGCTCGATGGACGGCGCCAGCAAGTTCGTGCGCGGCGACGCCGTGGCGGGCCTCCTGATCATGGTCATCAACATCATCGGCGGCCTGGTGGTCGGCATGGTGCAGCACGGGCTGGACTTCGGCAGCGCCGGCAAGACCTACACGCTGCTGGCCATCGGCGACGGCCTGGTGGCGCAGATTCCGGCGCTGGTGATCTCCACCGCCGCCGGTGTCATCGTGTCGCGCGTGACCACCGACGAAGACGTGGGCCGCCAACTGACGGGGCAGCTGTTCTCCAACCCGCAGGTGCTCTTTCTCACGGCCGGCCTCATCGGCCTGATGGGCATGATCCCCGGCATGCCGAACCTGGCGTTCCTGCTGATCGCGGGCGGCCTGGTGTGGCTGGGCCGGCGCATTCTCAAGCGCGCGCCGCAGGCCGCTGCCGAGCAAGCCGCCGCGGCCCACGCCGCCGCCGCACCGGCCGTGGAAGCCCCCGAAGCCACGTGGGACGACGTGGCGCTGGTCGATCCGCTCGGCATGGAAGTCGGCTACCGGCTGATCCCGCTCGTGGACCAGACGCAGAACGGCGAACTGCTGGGCCGCATCAAGAGCATCCGCAAGAAAACCGCCCAGGAAATCGGCTTCCTGGCGCCGGTGGTGCACATCCGCGACAACCTCGAGATTGCGCCCAACACCTACGTGATCAGCCTGAAGGGCGTCGAGATCGGCCGCGGCGAAGCCTTCCCCAACCAGTGGATGGCCATCAACCCCGGCCAGGTGACCGGCACCCTGCCCGGCACGCCGACGCAAGACCCGGCCTTCCATTTGCCCGCGGTGTGGATCGACGCCAGCCTTCGCCAGGAGGCGCAGGTGCTCGGCTACACGGTGGTCGATGCCTGCACGGTGATGGCCACGCACCTGAACCACCTGATTCAGACCCATGCCGCCGAGCTGCTGGGCCGCCAGGAAGTGCAGCAGCTGCTCGACCAGATCGGCAAGACCGCGCCCAAGCTCACCGAAGACCTGGTGCCCAAGGTCATCTCGCTGAGCACGCTGCACAAGGTGCTGCAGAACCTGCTCGACGAAGAGGTGCCGATCCGCGACATGCGCACGATTCTCGACGTGATGGCCGAGCACGCGCCGACCGTGAAGGACGCGGCCGAGCTCACCTCGCTCACGCGCCTGGCACTTGGCCGCGCGATCACGCAGCAGCTGTTCCCAGGCGATTCCGAACTGCAGGTGATCGGCCTGGACGGCGCGCTCGACAGCGTGCTGCAGCAGGCGCTCGCCAACAACAACGGCATCGAGCCAGGCCTTGCCAACAGCCTGATGCAACAGACCCGCGCCGCGATTGCGCGCCAGGAGCAGATCGGCCTCGCACCGGTGCTGGTTGTCCAGCATTCGCTGCGGGTCCTGCTCTCGCGCTTTCTGCGCCGCAGCTTCCGCCAACTCAAGGTTCTCTCGCATGCCGAGATACCTGATACCCGCAACATCAAGATCACCGCCACCATTGGAGGAAGAGTTTGA
- a CDS encoding RNA polymerase sigma factor FliA: MRKGKAVYTAQGNIEKSHLLKQHQPMVRRMALQMLAKLPASVELDDLIQAGMIGLLDASTRYQDNRGAQFETFASQRIRGAMLDELRASDWGSRNLRQQARKVEQAIQSLEHRLGRPATEGEIAKELKMDLDDYQSLLQEIQGCQLLYVEDFAQDGESDNPWLDRQARSGRPSADDDPLAQLLEAGFRHELVDAITALPKRDQLLLNLYYEEELNLREIGAILEVTQSRVCQLHSQAISRLRAKLKDSL, translated from the coding sequence ATGAGGAAAGGGAAGGCCGTGTACACCGCTCAGGGCAATATTGAGAAGTCTCACCTGCTGAAGCAGCACCAGCCCATGGTGCGCCGCATGGCGCTCCAGATGCTGGCCAAGCTGCCCGCCAGCGTCGAGCTCGACGACCTGATCCAGGCCGGCATGATCGGCCTGCTGGACGCCTCCACCCGCTACCAGGACAACCGCGGCGCGCAGTTCGAAACCTTTGCGAGCCAGCGCATCCGCGGCGCCATGCTCGACGAACTGCGCGCCAGCGACTGGGGCTCGCGCAACCTGCGCCAGCAGGCCCGCAAGGTCGAACAAGCGATCCAGTCGCTGGAGCACCGCCTGGGCCGGCCCGCCACCGAAGGGGAGATCGCCAAGGAACTGAAGATGGACCTCGACGACTACCAGTCGCTGCTGCAGGAGATCCAGGGTTGCCAGCTGTTGTACGTCGAAGACTTTGCGCAGGACGGCGAATCCGACAACCCCTGGCTCGACCGCCAGGCGCGCAGCGGCCGCCCGAGCGCCGACGACGATCCGCTGGCGCAACTGCTCGAAGCCGGCTTTCGGCACGAACTGGTCGACGCCATCACCGCCCTGCCCAAGCGCGACCAGCTGCTGCTGAACCTGTACTACGAGGAAGAACTGAACCTGCGCGAAATCGGCGCCATTCTGGAAGTGACCCAGTCGCGCGTGTGCCAGCTGCACAGCCAGGCGATCAGCCGGCTGCGCGCGAAGCTGAAGGACTCGCTTTAG
- the flhF gene encoding flagellar biosynthesis protein FlhF: MNTQTDVRTSARKFVAPTSREALRLAREALGAEAMVLTNRVVAEGVEIVAMAPDDVEEVRASAPAAQAAPQAAPVSAPAAAPVVAPASAFMLTPAPAPAPAPAPVAAESVLGELHSMRCMIEEQLAGVVWNDKQRRDPMRGRLLRTLLGAGFSARLSKAMLEHLPTGQSYAQGMAFVRSELIRTLPVHDDEDALLAQGGVYALMGPTGVGKTTTTAKLAARCVMRFGAEKLALVTTDSYRIGAYEQLRIYGQILNVPVYAVKDAADLHLVLQDLRDKHMVLIDTVGMSQRDRAVSDQIAMFCNSQRPVKRLLLLNAASHGDTLNEVVHAYRHGGGNELAGCIFTKVDEATHPGALIDTVIRHRLPVHYVSSGQKVPENLMRADRAQLVDSVFQANSRSALFVPGESDMQDGSAASAAASEAHAEAERQRLRYRQLIRAMAHDAQEVAAAAAALASAPLGFEQSRALWRQAADENVGHKAVLQALMTHATSEIATGCDTHLLALSSQVGLKSDEGGDAYQCHGSLLLSDRDGMPLAAPNQWLSTGATRNAADPTRRPGVRQVQWLRQQDFGKTVVHMLSRLPAAELMLQWKVQRQQWMARAPGSTAVIDPRTGEYATLTGLDFSFGEERPVTFKGRPALQSEAQASITLRTDGGPPGLRCVVTRVTDPRSRKVVAQSYALSNVSQEVSVRQLAQWQAWAAEAEPCFRLLRQGLSVIGGLGEAGDPHMMKRLLIAGQVTTTVWRLLQADGDRAGRTRALLGQLTGRPVRPGRPLSGNVLYAGMGKLFFLLEALDT, encoded by the coding sequence TTGAACACCCAGACCGACGTGCGGACCAGCGCACGCAAGTTCGTCGCCCCGACCAGCCGGGAAGCCCTGCGCCTTGCGCGCGAAGCGCTCGGCGCCGAAGCGATGGTGCTGACCAACCGCGTGGTTGCCGAAGGCGTGGAGATCGTCGCCATGGCACCGGACGATGTGGAAGAAGTGCGTGCGAGCGCGCCCGCCGCGCAGGCTGCGCCGCAAGCCGCTCCTGTATCCGCTCCCGCAGCTGCCCCCGTGGTCGCCCCCGCATCCGCCTTCATGCTCACCCCGGCGCCCGCCCCCGCGCCTGCGCCTGCCCCCGTCGCAGCCGAGAGCGTGCTCGGAGAGCTCCACTCGATGCGCTGCATGATCGAAGAGCAGCTCGCCGGCGTGGTCTGGAACGACAAGCAGCGCCGCGACCCGATGCGCGGCCGCCTGCTGCGCACGCTGCTCGGCGCCGGCTTCAGCGCGCGGCTCTCCAAGGCCATGCTGGAGCACCTGCCCACGGGCCAGAGCTATGCCCAGGGCATGGCCTTCGTGCGCTCCGAACTGATCCGGACCCTTCCGGTGCATGACGACGAAGACGCGCTGTTGGCGCAAGGCGGCGTCTATGCCCTCATGGGGCCGACCGGCGTGGGCAAGACCACGACCACGGCCAAGCTCGCCGCGCGCTGCGTGATGCGCTTCGGCGCCGAGAAGCTGGCGCTGGTCACCACCGACAGCTACCGGATCGGTGCTTACGAGCAACTGCGCATCTACGGCCAGATCCTCAATGTGCCGGTGTACGCCGTAAAAGACGCGGCCGACCTGCACCTGGTGCTGCAAGACCTGCGCGACAAGCACATGGTGCTGATCGACACCGTCGGCATGAGCCAGCGCGACCGCGCCGTCTCCGACCAGATCGCGATGTTCTGCAACAGCCAGCGGCCCGTGAAGCGGCTGCTGCTGCTCAATGCCGCGAGCCACGGCGACACGCTCAACGAAGTGGTGCACGCCTACCGGCATGGCGGCGGCAACGAGCTGGCGGGCTGCATCTTCACCAAGGTCGACGAGGCCACCCATCCCGGCGCGCTGATCGACACCGTGATCCGCCACCGCCTGCCGGTGCACTACGTGTCCAGCGGACAGAAGGTGCCCGAGAACCTGATGCGCGCCGACCGCGCCCAGCTGGTGGACAGCGTGTTCCAGGCCAACAGCCGCAGCGCGCTCTTCGTTCCCGGCGAAAGCGACATGCAGGACGGATCTGCGGCCAGTGCCGCGGCGTCCGAAGCGCACGCCGAGGCCGAACGGCAACGGCTGCGTTACCGCCAGCTGATTCGCGCCATGGCGCACGACGCACAGGAAGTGGCAGCCGCCGCGGCGGCGCTTGCGAGCGCTCCGCTCGGCTTCGAGCAGTCGCGCGCGCTCTGGCGCCAGGCCGCCGACGAAAACGTCGGCCACAAGGCGGTGCTGCAGGCGCTCATGACGCACGCCACGAGCGAGATCGCCACCGGCTGCGACACCCATCTGCTGGCGCTGTCGAGCCAGGTCGGCCTCAAGTCGGACGAAGGCGGCGACGCCTATCAATGCCATGGCAGCCTGCTGCTGTCCGATCGCGACGGCATGCCGCTGGCCGCACCCAACCAATGGCTCTCCACGGGCGCGACCCGCAATGCCGCCGACCCCACGCGCAGGCCCGGCGTGCGGCAAGTGCAGTGGCTGCGCCAGCAGGACTTCGGCAAGACCGTGGTGCACATGCTGTCCAGGCTGCCGGCTGCCGAGCTCATGCTGCAGTGGAAGGTGCAGCGCCAGCAATGGATGGCGCGCGCACCCGGCTCCACCGCGGTGATCGACCCGCGCACCGGCGAATACGCCACCCTCACGGGCCTGGACTTCTCGTTCGGCGAAGAGCGGCCCGTGACCTTCAAAGGCCGCCCCGCGCTGCAGTCGGAGGCCCAGGCCAGCATCACGCTGCGCACCGACGGCGGCCCGCCCGGCCTGCGCTGCGTCGTGACCCGCGTCACCGATCCACGCAGCCGCAAGGTGGTGGCGCAGAGCTATGCGCTCTCCAACGTGAGCCAGGAAGTTTCCGTGCGGCAGCTTGCGCAATGGCAGGCCTGGGCCGCCGAAGCGGAGCCCTGCTTCCGCCTGCTGCGGCAGGGCCTCTCGGTCATCGGCGGGCTCGGCGAGGCGGGCGACCCGCACATGATGAAGCGCCTGCTCATCGCCGGCCAGGTCACCACCACGGTGTGGCGGCTGCTGCAGGCCGACGGCGATCGGGCCGGCCGCACGCGTGCGCTGCTGGGCCAGCTGACCGGCCGGCCGGTGCGGCCCGGCCGGCCGCTCTCGGGCAATGTTCTGTATGCAGGCATGGGCAAGCTGTTCTTCCTGCTGGAGGCACTGGACACGTGA
- a CDS encoding DUF3772 domain-containing protein: MMAAMSSIPRLMAFWLAALLLCGAAAAQPDSNNNSSSGSNSAAAALAPEPTVAELREQLTKITAAADSDEDVPKRLAQINDIGARADKFVAARTSELADLNARLGELGNPPAAGATEAPDITRQRARLTKERNALDADIRLARLLAIDVRQRGAELVTQRRALFEAQITERAPSPLGGEFWRDLQEAWPSDLDRLQTMVSGLRDGLAQATQQGTRTAVFGALILALLLAVLGNWVAEHLLTRIAARLLPAGRLRRSLLVIAIVASHVLLVAAAAHGFVWVLEEYATWEPQARKAMRSMAQALVFMAFVIGLGRALLATRRPSWRLPPIPDAMATRLAALPWLVALVAALAWTPAEINQLVDASFAAVVATHVLTALILTALVGVVFYRLKPLRADAPEAGLPERPMWVGLLVACIGMLIVAIWVLVAVGYVALASFLASQLTWSGIVAAAFYVLFKFADDVFMAGVSSRSTFGQRLQKSFGLAPQTLDQAATVLSGLSRVALFFYMLIALAAPLGTGPGEVFQRSGKFGTGVKVGEFQLVPGAILSAIAVALVGFIALRVFKRWLARSYLPSTQFEPGMQSSITTLLGYAGGILVVAFSLSALGIGIERIAWVASALSVGIGFGLQAIVQNFISGLILLAEQPVKVGDWVVLGTTEGDVRRINVRATEIQVADRSTVIVPNSEFITKTVRNMTLANAEGRVLIRLPMPLTTNAQRVRDLILEACRAHEGVLETPAPSLTLEGIEGGLLIFQAIAYVPSPRLAGGVRSDLLFTILERLNAEQLPLVPYAAPPPPMPADGAAPAV, translated from the coding sequence ATGATGGCAGCCATGAGTTCGATCCCACGCCTGATGGCTTTTTGGCTGGCTGCCCTGCTGTTGTGCGGTGCCGCGGCGGCCCAGCCGGACAGCAACAACAACAGCAGCAGCGGCAGCAACAGCGCCGCTGCGGCGCTCGCGCCAGAACCCACCGTGGCCGAGCTGCGCGAGCAGCTCACCAAGATCACCGCAGCGGCCGATTCCGACGAGGACGTGCCCAAGCGCCTGGCGCAGATCAACGACATCGGCGCCCGGGCCGACAAGTTCGTTGCCGCGCGCACCAGCGAACTGGCCGACCTCAATGCCCGGCTCGGCGAGCTCGGCAATCCGCCGGCCGCGGGCGCCACCGAAGCCCCTGACATCACGCGCCAGCGCGCCCGCCTGACCAAGGAGCGCAACGCGCTGGACGCCGACATCCGGCTGGCGCGCCTGCTGGCCATCGACGTGCGGCAGCGCGGCGCCGAGCTGGTGACCCAGCGCCGCGCGCTCTTCGAGGCGCAGATCACCGAACGTGCGCCGTCGCCGCTGGGCGGCGAATTCTGGCGCGACCTGCAGGAGGCATGGCCGAGCGACCTCGATCGCCTGCAGACGATGGTGTCGGGCCTGCGCGACGGGCTGGCGCAGGCCACGCAGCAGGGAACCCGGACCGCGGTGTTCGGGGCCTTGATCCTGGCGCTGCTGCTCGCCGTGCTCGGCAACTGGGTCGCCGAGCATCTGCTGACGCGCATTGCCGCGCGCTTGCTGCCGGCGGGCCGGCTTCGGCGTTCGCTGCTGGTCATTGCCATCGTGGCGAGCCATGTGCTGCTGGTCGCCGCGGCGGCGCACGGGTTCGTGTGGGTGCTCGAGGAATACGCCACCTGGGAGCCGCAGGCGCGCAAGGCGATGCGCTCGATGGCGCAGGCGCTGGTGTTCATGGCCTTCGTCATCGGGCTCGGCCGCGCGCTGCTGGCCACCAGGCGACCGAGCTGGCGGCTGCCGCCGATTCCCGACGCCATGGCCACGCGGCTGGCCGCGCTGCCGTGGCTGGTCGCGCTGGTGGCCGCGCTGGCCTGGACGCCGGCCGAAATCAACCAGCTGGTGGACGCGAGCTTTGCGGCCGTGGTGGCCACCCACGTGCTCACGGCGCTGATACTCACCGCGCTGGTCGGCGTCGTGTTCTACCGCCTGAAGCCGCTGCGCGCCGACGCGCCCGAGGCGGGCCTGCCCGAGCGGCCGATGTGGGTGGGGCTGCTGGTGGCATGCATCGGCATGCTCATCGTCGCGATCTGGGTGCTGGTGGCGGTGGGTTACGTGGCGCTTGCGAGCTTTCTGGCGTCGCAGCTCACCTGGAGCGGCATCGTGGCCGCCGCCTTCTATGTGCTGTTCAAGTTTGCCGACGACGTTTTCATGGCCGGCGTGTCGTCGCGCAGCACCTTCGGCCAGCGCCTGCAGAAAAGCTTCGGGCTCGCGCCGCAGACGCTCGACCAGGCGGCCACGGTGCTCTCCGGCCTGAGCCGCGTGGCGCTTTTCTTCTACATGCTGATCGCGCTCGCGGCCCCCCTGGGTACCGGGCCCGGTGAAGTGTTCCAGCGCAGCGGCAAGTTCGGCACCGGCGTGAAGGTGGGCGAGTTCCAGCTGGTGCCCGGTGCCATCCTGAGCGCCATCGCCGTGGCGTTGGTCGGCTTCATCGCGCTGCGCGTCTTCAAGCGCTGGCTCGCCCGCAGCTATCTGCCCAGCACGCAGTTCGAGCCGGGCATGCAAAGCTCGATCACCACGCTGCTCGGGTACGCGGGCGGCATTCTGGTGGTGGCGTTTTCGCTTTCCGCGCTGGGCATCGGCATCGAACGCATCGCGTGGGTGGCCAGTGCGCTGTCGGTGGGCATCGGCTTCGGCCTGCAGGCCATCGTGCAGAACTTCATCTCGGGCCTCATCCTCCTGGCCGAACAGCCGGTGAAGGTGGGCGACTGGGTGGTGCTGGGCACCACCGAGGGCGATGTGCGACGCATCAACGTGCGGGCCACGGAAATCCAGGTTGCAGACCGCTCGACGGTGATCGTGCCGAACTCCGAATTCATCACCAAGACCGTGCGCAACATGACGCTGGCCAATGCGGAAGGCCGGGTGCTCATTCGCCTGCCGATGCCGCTGACCACCAACGCCCAGCGCGTGCGCGACCTCATCCTGGAGGCCTGCCGCGCCCACGAAGGCGTGCTGGAAACGCCCGCGCCGTCGCTCACGCTCGAAGGCATCGAGGGCGGCCTGCTCATTTTTCAGGCCATTGCCTATGTGCCCAGCCCGCGCCTGGCGGGCGGCGTGCGCAGCGACCTGCTGTTCACCATCCTCGAGCGCCTGAACGCGGAGCAGCTGCCGCTGGTGCCCTATGCGGCCCCGCCGCCGCCGATGCCTGCGGACGGGGCCGCGCCGGCCGTCTAG
- the flhB gene encoding flagellar biosynthesis protein FlhB has protein sequence MAEESDLEKTEPASSQRLDKAREEGDVARSRELVTFVMLGTAVAGLWLTAGSLGGTLRGALTQGLHFDRTAAFDPSYMMARAGLIVIEALLALAPLFGMMVVAAVVAPMMLGGWLLSTKALAPKFSKLDPMAGIGRMFSTQALSELIKALTKSLLIGGVAWLVIMDNMDEVTALMAQSERAALPQMIGLVAHNCALIAASLLLVALIDVPYQLWSYHRKLRMSREDLRQEHKESEGDPHVKAQIRRQQQQMARRRMMSEVPKADIVVTNPTHFAVALKYVDNDMRAPRVVAKGSDLVAARIRELARENNVAILEAPPLTRALFKHTRLGDEIPAGLYTAVAEVLAWVYQLKRWKSEGGEAPRTPVDLPIPESLEYSLNAA, from the coding sequence ATGGCTGAAGAAAGCGACCTCGAAAAAACCGAACCTGCCTCATCGCAGCGCCTTGACAAGGCGCGCGAGGAAGGGGACGTCGCCCGGTCGCGGGAGCTGGTCACCTTCGTCATGCTGGGCACGGCCGTCGCCGGCCTGTGGCTCACGGCCGGCTCGCTCGGCGGCACCTTGCGCGGCGCCCTGACCCAGGGCCTGCACTTCGACCGGACCGCGGCGTTCGACCCTTCCTACATGATGGCCCGCGCTGGGCTCATCGTGATCGAGGCGCTGCTCGCACTCGCGCCGCTGTTCGGCATGATGGTGGTCGCCGCCGTAGTCGCCCCGATGATGCTCGGCGGCTGGCTGCTGTCGACCAAGGCCCTCGCTCCCAAGTTCAGCAAGCTCGACCCGATGGCCGGCATCGGCCGCATGTTCTCGACGCAGGCCCTGTCGGAGCTGATCAAGGCGCTGACCAAATCGCTGCTGATCGGCGGCGTGGCGTGGCTGGTGATCATGGACAACATGGACGAGGTCACGGCGCTCATGGCGCAGTCGGAGCGCGCCGCGCTGCCGCAGATGATCGGCCTGGTGGCGCACAACTGCGCCCTCATTGCCGCCTCGCTGCTGCTGGTGGCGCTCATCGATGTGCCCTACCAGCTGTGGAGCTACCACCGCAAGCTGCGCATGTCGCGCGAAGACCTGCGCCAGGAGCACAAGGAGAGCGAGGGCGACCCGCACGTCAAGGCGCAGATCCGCCGCCAGCAACAGCAGATGGCACGCCGGCGAATGATGTCCGAAGTGCCGAAGGCCGACATCGTGGTGACCAACCCCACCCACTTCGCCGTGGCGCTCAAGTATGTCGACAACGACATGCGCGCGCCGCGCGTGGTGGCCAAGGGGAGCGACCTGGTGGCCGCGCGCATCCGCGAGCTCGCACGGGAAAACAACGTCGCGATCCTCGAGGCGCCGCCGCTCACGCGCGCGCTGTTCAAGCACACCCGGCTCGGTGACGAAATCCCGGCCGGCCTCTACACCGCAGTGGCCGAGGTGCTGGCCTGGGTCTACCAGCTCAAGCGCTGGAAGAGCGAAGGCGGCGAAGCGCCGCGCACGCCCGTCGACCTGCCGATTCCCGAATCGCTCGAATACTCGTTGAACGCCGCATGA